The Methylocystis bryophila genome contains the following window.
AGAACTGGTATCCCGGCGACAGCGAGGGCAAGGGCGGCATCTATAATTTCGTGACGAAGCGCGGCGATTGCCGCGGCAAGAACTCGCATATCAGCTGGACGCAGGTGGAGACCGGCTCGGCGATCACCTGGAAATATCCGTCCTGCGTGCTGCGCGGCGATGGCTCGCAGGGCGAGTTCTACTCGATCGCGGTGTCGAACGGGCGCCAGCAGGTCGACAGCGGCACGAAGATGATCCACCTGGGGAAGAACACCAAGAGCCGGGTCATCTCCAAGGGCATATCGGCGGGGCGCTCGCAGAACACCTATCGCGGGCAGATCTCGGCGCATCGCAAGGCCGAAGGCGCGCGCAACTTCACCAATTGCGACAGCCTCTTGATCGGCGACCTCTGCGGCGCGCACACCGTTCCCTATATCGAAAGCAAGAACCCCAGCGCGCAAATCGAGCATGAGGCGACGACCTCGAAGATCAGCGAGGATCAGCTTTTTTACGCCATGCAGCGCGGGCTGTCGGCGGAAGAAGCGACGGCGCTGATCGTCAACGGCTTTGTGCGCGACGTGCTGCAGCAGCTGCCGATGGAGTTCGCGGTCGAGGCGCAAAAGCTCATCTCGATCTCGCTCGAAGGAAGCGTTGGGTGAGGCTCTCGCCTGCACCGTAAGGCCAAACTGGGATTTGACATGCTGGAAATCAAAAACCTCCACGTCTCGATCGGCGAGCGCAAGATTTTGGACGGATTGGACCTCACGGTGCATGACGGCGAGGTGGCCGCCATCATGGGTCCGAACGGCACGGGCAAGTCCACGCTGTCTTATGTCATCTCCGGACGCGAGGGCTATGAGGTCACGCAAGGCGAGATCCGGCTCGACGGCTTGAGCCTGCTCGAGCTTGCGCCTTGGGAGCGCGCGGCCAAGGGGGTTTTTCTGGCCTTTCAATATCCGGTCGAGATCCCGGGCGTCGCGACGATGACCTTCCTGAAGGCCGCGCTCAACGCGCAGCGACGCGCCCGCGGCGAGGAGGAGCTGCAGACCCCCGATCTCATGAAGCGCGTCAATGACGCCGCCGCCAAGCTTGGCGTGGGCAAGGAAATGCTGCGCCGTCCCTTGAACAGCGGCTTCTCGGGCGGCGAGAAGAAGCGCATGGACATTCTGCAGATGGCGCTGCTCGAGCCCTCGCTCGGCATATTGGACGAAACCGACTCCGGCCTCGACATTGACGCCTTGCGCGTCGTGTCGGAAGGCGTCAACGCGTTGCGCGACAAGAAGCGCAGCTTCCTCGTCATCACCCATTATCAGCGCCTGCTCGATTACATCAAACCGGACACGGTGCATGTGATGGCGAAGGGCCGCATCCAGCGCAGCGGCGGTCCGCAGCTCGCTCTCGAATTGGAGGAGAGCGGCTATAAGGATTACATCGGCGAGGCGGCGTGACCATGGCGAACCCAGCCCTTTCCGCGACCGAAGCCGCCTTCGCCTCCTTGTTCGAGCAGAAGAAGACCGCGGGCGCGCCGGATCTGCGCGAACGCAGCTGGCTCGCCTTCCTGCGCGACGGCTTGCCCAATCGGCGCCTCGAGAGCTGGCACTACACGGATCTGCGCGGCGCGCTGCGCGACTTTTCGCCCACAGCGACGGCGGGCCTCGTCGAGACCGAGACGCCGCCCGCGGGCGTGACGCGGCTCTCGCTCAGCGAAGCCCTGCAGCGACTCGACGAAGACGCGCTTGCGGCGCTGGCGCCCCGCATCGAGGATCCCGCCATCGCGCTCAATGGCGCGCTCATGACGGATGGCGTGGCGCTCATCATCCCGCCGGGGGCCGAGATCACGGCGCCGCTCTCGCTATTGCGCCGCTTCTCGGGCGCGGGGCTTTCGGTGACGCGCTCGCTCATCGTGGTCGGGGCGGGCGCGCGGGTTTCGATCGTCGAGCATGCGGCGGCCGGCGCGGAGACGGGCGGCTTCGAGAACGACCTTCTGATTTTGGCGCTCGGCGCGGGCGCGAAGGTCGAGCATTGTCTCATCAGCGAGGCGCGCGCGGACGGCGCGGCCAGCGTCATGAGCCTTGTCGCGACGCTCGCGGAAGACGCTTCGCTCGACTCCTTCAGCCTCATCGAGGGCGGCGGCTTGTTGCGCCGGCAGATCTTCGCCAAGCTCACAGGCGCGAAGGCGCGGGTGCGCTTCAACGGGGCCTCGCTGCTGCGCGGCGCGAGCTTTTCCGACACGACGCTCGTGGTCGAGCATCTGGCGCCGCAAGGCGAGAGCCGAGAGGCGTTCCGCTCGATCGTCGACGACACGGCGACGGGCGTGTTCCAGGGCAAGATCAGCGTGGCGCGCGAGGCGCAGAAGACGGACGGTTCGATGCAGTCGAAGGCGCTGCTGCTTTCGGACACGGCGACGATGAACAACAAGCCGGAGCTCGAGATTTTCGCCGACGACGTGGCCTGCGGCCATGGCGCGACCTGCGGGCGTCTCGACGCCGATCAGCTCTTCTATCTGACGGCGCGCGGCATCCCCAAGGCGCAGGCCGAGGCGCTGCTCATCGAAGGCTTCGCCAATGAGGCCTTCGCTCAATTGGAGCCGGAGCCGCTGCGCGAGGCGCTGGCGGCGCGCGTGTCGGCCTGGCTCGCCCCGCGCCGGATTCCGGCGGAAGCAAGCGGGAGCGCGCCATGAACATGCCCCTGGGCGCGGTCGCGGGCGCGCCGCTCTTCGACATTGCGGCCCTGCGCAAGGATTTTCCGATCCTTGCGGAAGAGCCTTACGGCAAGCCGCTCATCTATCTGGACAACGCCGCCTCGGCGCAAAAGCCGCGTCAGGTGATCGATCGGCTGACGCGCTTTTACGAGCATGAATACGCCAATGTGCATCGCGGCCTGCACTATCTCGCCAATGCGTCGACGGAGGCCTATGAGGGCGCGCGCGAGAGCGTGCGGCGCTTCCTCAATGCGGAGTCGACCGACGAGATCATTTTCACGCGAGGGGCGACGGAGGCCATCAATCTGGTCGCCGCGTCCTATGGCCTGGCGCATGTCGGCGAGGGCGACGAGATCATTCTGTCGGTGATGGAGCATCACTCCAACATCGTGCCCTGGCATTATCTGCGCGAGCGCAAAGGCGCGGTGCTGAAATGGATCGAGGTGGACGCGGACGGGCGCTTCGCGCTGGAAGACTTTGAGAAGCTCTTCACGGCGCGCACGAAGATCGTGGCGCTGACGCATATGTCGAATGTGGTGGCCTGGCCGACGCCGATCGCCGAGGTCACGCGCATCGCGCATGCGCATGGGGTTCCGGTTCTCGTCGACGGGTCGCAAGGCGCCGTGCATCTCGATGTGGACGTGCGGGCGCTGGACGTGGATTTTTACGTCGTCACCGGCCACAAGCTCTATGGCCCAACGGGCATTGGCGCGCTCTACGGCAAGCGGAAATGGCTCGAGAGCCTGCCGCCCTTCTGCGGCGGCGGCGAGATGATCGAGACCGTCACGCGCGAGAGCGTCACCTATAACACGCCGCCGCAGCGCTTCGAGGCCGGAACGCCGCCGATCGCGCAGGCGGTGGGGCTCGGCGCGGCGCTCGACTATATGGAGAGCGTCGGACGCGCCGCCATTCGCGCCCATGAGGCGGATCTGACGCATTATGCGCATGCGGTGCTCTCGAGCCTCGAGGGGATTCACATCTACGGGCGCGCGCCCGACAAGGGGCCCATCGTCGCCTTCAATCTCGACAACGCCCATGCGCATGACGTCGCCACGGTGATCGACCGCTCCGGCGTCGCCGTGCGCGCCGGCACCCATTGCGCCATGCCGCTCCTCGCCCAGTTCGGCCAGACCTCCAGTTGCCGCGCGTCCTTCGCGCTTTATAACACCCGAGGCGAAATCGATCGCCTCGCTGAAGTCCTCGTCCGCACCCGCGGGCTTTTCTCGTAGGGAGGCGAAGGTGGAAAAAGTCGACACGATGGAGAAACCCACGGCTGCAAGCAACGCCCCGCAAGTAGAAACGACGGGCGCCCGCAGGGGGGAAGATTTGGAGCGTCTCTCGGGAGATATCGTCAAGGCGCTGAAGACCGTCTACGATCCGGAAATCCCTGCCGACATCTATGAGCTCGGCCTGATCTACAAGGTGGACATCGGCGACAACGGCTGTGTCGAAATCGACATGACGCTGACCGCGCCAGGATGCCCTGTCGCGGGAGAAATGCCCATATGGGTGCGCAACGCGGTCAACGCCGTCCCCGGCGTCTCCGATACGAAGGTCAATATGGTGTTCACCCCGCCCTGGGATCAGAGCCGCATGTCTGACGAGGCGCGGATCGCGTTGGACATGTGGTGAGCAGCGCCGGCCGCCGTCAAGACCGCATAACGGCGATCCGCTGGAGAAGCGTGGGCATCCTACGCGGGCGCGATTCCTCACCGCTCGAACGGAACCATTCGAGCGGTCGGGAATCGCGCTAAATCCAAAGCTTGGAGCGTTCCCCTCGACGTCGCCAATTTTGAGCGCCGCTGAAGGAAAAACACCCAGAAGGGATCGGAGAGGCGTTCATTGGGCTCTCGGACGGCGCTGTGGAATGAGCCGACTGAGCGAGATCGAAACGTCACGGTTCTCGAGGTCCAAGGTCTAGCCCTCCAGTCGCGGATTTGACAGCGCCCCCCCGCTTGCCCATGTTCCCGGCCCGTTGCCGCCCGCCCCGCTCCCGAGCGGGCCGCAGGCTGAACCTGGTTTTGACGCTTACTCTGCGCAAAGCCGGCCCCTATATCGGCGGAAAGCGCTACAGCGGCGTGTTTGAAGGCAGGAACGCATGAACGTCGTCATCGTCGAATCGGCCGCCAAGGCCAAGACGATCAACAAATATCTCGGCAGCGATTTCAGCGTGATTCCTTGCTACGGGCATGTGCGGGACCTGCCTCCCAAGGACGGCTCGGTCGACCCGGAAGACGATTTTGCGATGGTCTGGGAGATGGACCCAAAGGGCGCCAAGCGCGTCTCCGCCATCGCCGAAGAAGTCAAAAACGCCAAGAAAGTCATCCTCGCGACCGACCCCGATCGCGAGGGCGAGGCGATTTCCTGGCATCTGCTGGACATTCTGAGCAAAAAGCGCGCGCTCAAGGACAAGCAGATCGAGCGGGTCGTCTTCAACGCCGTCACCAAGGACGCAATCCTCGAGGCGATGGCGCATCCGCGTCAAATCGACCAGGCGCTCGTCGACGCCTATCTCGCCCGCCGCGCGCTAGACTATCTCGTCGGCTTCACGCTCTCGCCGGTGCTGTGGCGCAAGCTGCCCGGCGCGCGCTCCGCCGGCCGCGTGCAATCCGTGGCGCTTCGCCTTGTTTGCGACCGCGAGCTCGAGATCGAGAAATTCGTGGCGCGCGAATATTGGTCCCTCGTCGCGCATTTGAAAACACAGGCCTGCGAGCCCTTCCTCGCGCGCCTTGTCGGCGCCGACGGCAAGAAGATCGCGCGCCTGGACATCGGGGCGGGCGAGGAGGCCGAGGCCTTCAAAAAGGCTCTGGATCAAGCCGTCTTCTCGGTGCGCTCGGTCGAAGCGAAGCCTGTCAAACGCCACCCCTATGCGCCCTTCACAACCTCGACGCTGCAGCAGGAGGCCTCGCGCAAGCTCGGCCTCGCCCCGGCCTCGACCATGCGCATCGCGCAAAGGCTCTATGAGGGCGTCGACATCGGCGGAGAGACGACGGGCCTCATCACCTATATGCGAACGGA
Protein-coding sequences here:
- the sufC gene encoding Fe-S cluster assembly ATPase SufC; this encodes MLEIKNLHVSIGERKILDGLDLTVHDGEVAAIMGPNGTGKSTLSYVISGREGYEVTQGEIRLDGLSLLELAPWERAAKGVFLAFQYPVEIPGVATMTFLKAALNAQRRARGEEELQTPDLMKRVNDAAAKLGVGKEMLRRPLNSGFSGGEKKRMDILQMALLEPSLGILDETDSGLDIDALRVVSEGVNALRDKKRSFLVITHYQRLLDYIKPDTVHVMAKGRIQRSGGPQLALELEESGYKDYIGEAA
- the sufD gene encoding Fe-S cluster assembly protein SufD — encoded protein: MANPALSATEAAFASLFEQKKTAGAPDLRERSWLAFLRDGLPNRRLESWHYTDLRGALRDFSPTATAGLVETETPPAGVTRLSLSEALQRLDEDALAALAPRIEDPAIALNGALMTDGVALIIPPGAEITAPLSLLRRFSGAGLSVTRSLIVVGAGARVSIVEHAAAGAETGGFENDLLILALGAGAKVEHCLISEARADGAASVMSLVATLAEDASLDSFSLIEGGGLLRRQIFAKLTGAKARVRFNGASLLRGASFSDTTLVVEHLAPQGESREAFRSIVDDTATGVFQGKISVAREAQKTDGSMQSKALLLSDTATMNNKPELEIFADDVACGHGATCGRLDADQLFYLTARGIPKAQAEALLIEGFANEAFAQLEPEPLREALAARVSAWLAPRRIPAEASGSAP
- a CDS encoding cysteine desulfurase gives rise to the protein MNMPLGAVAGAPLFDIAALRKDFPILAEEPYGKPLIYLDNAASAQKPRQVIDRLTRFYEHEYANVHRGLHYLANASTEAYEGARESVRRFLNAESTDEIIFTRGATEAINLVAASYGLAHVGEGDEIILSVMEHHSNIVPWHYLRERKGAVLKWIEVDADGRFALEDFEKLFTARTKIVALTHMSNVVAWPTPIAEVTRIAHAHGVPVLVDGSQGAVHLDVDVRALDVDFYVVTGHKLYGPTGIGALYGKRKWLESLPPFCGGGEMIETVTRESVTYNTPPQRFEAGTPPIAQAVGLGAALDYMESVGRAAIRAHEADLTHYAHAVLSSLEGIHIYGRAPDKGPIVAFNLDNAHAHDVATVIDRSGVAVRAGTHCAMPLLAQFGQTSSCRASFALYNTRGEIDRLAEVLVRTRGLFS
- a CDS encoding SUF system Fe-S cluster assembly protein; its protein translation is MEKPTAASNAPQVETTGARRGEDLERLSGDIVKALKTVYDPEIPADIYELGLIYKVDIGDNGCVEIDMTLTAPGCPVAGEMPIWVRNAVNAVPGVSDTKVNMVFTPPWDQSRMSDEARIALDMW